Proteins from a single region of Bos javanicus breed banteng chromosome 25, ARS-OSU_banteng_1.0, whole genome shotgun sequence:
- the INTS1 gene encoding integrator complex subunit 1 isoform X2 — MLRDQLNRRQPIDSVSRNLLRLLTSACGYKEARLMAVQRLEMWLQNPKLTRPAQDLLMSVCMNCSTHGAEDMDVISHLIKIRLKPKVLLNHYMLCIRELLNAHKDNLGTTIKFVIFNELSNARNPNNMQILYTVLQHSSELAPKFLAMVFQDLLTNKDDYLRASRALLREIIKQTKHEINFQAFCLGLMQERKEPQYLDMEFKERFVVHVTDVLAVSMMLGITAQVKEAGVAWDKGEKKNLEVLRSFQNQIAAIQRDAVWWLHTVVPSISKLAPKDYVHCLHKVLFTEQPETYYKWDNWPPESDRNFFLRLCSEVPILEDTLMRILVIGLSRELPLGPADAMELADHLVKRAAAVQADDVDVLKVERVQLIDAVLNLCTYHHPENIQLPPGYQPPNLAISTLYWKAWPLLLVVAAFNPENIGLAAWEEYPTLKMLMEMAMTNNYSYPPCTLTDEESRTEMINRELQVSQREKQEILAFEGHLAAASTRQTITESSSLLLSQLTSLEPQGPPRRPPPHILDQVKGLNQSLRLGHLLCRSRNPDFLLNIIQRQASSQSMPWLADLVQSSEGSLDVLPVQCLCEFLLHDAADEPASGGEEEEGESKEQKARKRQRQQKQKQLLGRLQDLLLGPKADEQTTCEVLDYFLRRLGSSQVAARVLAMKGLSLVLSEGSLRDGEEKEPPLEEDSGDADALQGYQWLLRDLPRLPLFESVRSTTALALQQAIHMETDPQTISAYLVYLSQHTPVEEQGQHSDLALDVARLIVERSTIMSHLFSKRSCSAESDVVLAALLSIFSRYVQRMRKSKEGEEVYSWSESQDQVFLRWSSGETATMHILVVHAMVILLTLGPPRAGDSEFQALLDIWFPEKKPLPTAFLVDTSEEALLLPDWLKLRMIRSEVPRLVDAALQDLEPQQLLLFVQSFGIPVSSMSKLLQYLDQAVAHDPQTLEQNIMDKNYMAHLVEVQHERGASGGQTFHSLLTASLPARRDSAEAPKPKSSPEQPPGQGGTRAVARVRALGPEDDLAGLLLQIFPLSPGPRWKSSHARPAALALQQALGRELARVRQGSPEVPGVAVRLLQALATLLSSPHGGALALAMHRSHVLACPLMRQLCQYQRCAPQDTGFSSLFLKVLMQALQWLDGPSVEAGPLQAQLRLFAAQCSARRRISNVRSGFLHLVEALTFRGDPEAVSSTVRAIVATLKSGEQCDVEPELISKVLRSLIEARSPHLEELLAALFSTASAVPPSGPVAVVSSLLLPEKEEPLAPGKQEADSCSQEAMLLGPCSGLLVDWLEMLDPEVVGSCPDLQQRLLFSRGKGKGHPGPQVPSFRPYLLALLTHQSSWSTLHQCIRILLGRGREQRFDPSASLDFLWACIHVPRIWQGRDQRTPQKRREELVLRVQPAELVGLVELILAEAEARSQDGDAGTCGLLQARLPLLLSCCRGGDEGIKKVTAHLTSCVQQWGDSVLGKCSRDLLVQLYLQRPDLRVPLPDVLLHSQGATGSSVCKLDGLIHRFITLLADTSDSRASESRVADASMACRKLAVAHPLLLLRHLPMIAALLHGRTHLNFQEFRQQNHLTFFMHVLGVLELLQPQVFQSEHQGALWDCLLSFVRLLRNYRKSSRHLVPFASKFVRFTHKYISCSPAAAVAFLQKHLNVLHDLSLDSSDLVMLKSLLAGLSLPSRDGGADRALDEEGEDESSAGSLPLVSVCIFTPLTAAEMAPYMKRLSRGQTVEDLLEVLSDVDEMSRRRPEILGFFSTSLQRLMSSAEESCRSLAFSLALRSIQNNPGIAADFLPTFMYCLGSRDFEVVQTALRNLPEYTLLCQEHAAVLLHRAFLVGMYGQMDTSAQISEALRILHLEAMM; from the exons AGCAGACCAAGCACGAGATCAACTTCCAGGCCTTCTGCCTCGGGCTCATGCAGGAGCGCAAGGAGCCCCAGTACCTGGACATGGAGTTCAAG GAGCGCTTCGTGGTACACGTCACGGACGTGCTGGCCGTGTCCATGATGCTGGGCATCACTGCCCAGGTGAAGGAGGCTGGCGTCGCCTGGGACAAAGGAGAGAAGAAGA ACCTCGAGGTGCTGCGCTCCTTCCAGAACCAGATCGCTGCAATCCAGCGGGATGCCGTGTGGTGGCTGCACACCGTCGTGCCCTCCATCAGCAAGCTCGCCCCCAAGGACTACGTGCACTG CCTCCACAAGGTTCTCTTCACGGAGCAGCCCGAGACCTACTACAAGTGGGACAACTGGCCCCCCGAGAGCGACCGCAA TTTCTTCCTCCGCCTCTGCTCGGAGGTGCCCATCCTGGAGGACACGCTGATGCGCATTCTAGTCATCGGGCTCTCGCGGGAGCTCCCTCTTGGCCCCGCCGACGCCATGGAGCTGGCTGACCACCTGGTGAAGCGGGCTGCAGCTGTGCAGGCTGACG ACGTGGACGTGCTGAAGGTGGAGCGAGTGCAGCTGATCGACGCCGTCCTGAACCTGTGCACCTACCACCACCCCGAGAACATCCAGCTCCCGCCAGG GTATCAGCCTCCAAACCTCGCCATCTCCACCCTCTATTGGAAGGCGTGGCCCCTCCTGCTGGTGGTCGCTGCGTTCAACCCGGAGAACATTG GCCTGGCCGCCTGGGAAGAGTACCCCACGCTGAAGATGCTCATGGAGATGGCAATGACCAA CAATTACTCGTACCCGCCGTGCACCCTGACGGATGAGGAGAGCCGCACCGAGATGATCAACCGGGAGCTGCAGGTCTCGCAGCGGGAGAAGCAGGAGATCCTGGCATTCGAGGGGCACCTGGCCGCAGCCTCCACCCGGCAGACCATCACCGAGAGCAGCAGCCTGCTGCTGTCCCAGCTCACCAGCCTCGAGCCCCA AGGGCCACCCCGGAGGCCTCCGCCTCACATCCTGGACCAGGTGAAAGGCCTCAACCAGTCCCTGCGCCTTGGGCACCTTCTATGTCGGAGCCGGAACCCCGACTTCCTTCTCAACATCATCCAGAGGCAG GCCTCCTCGCAGTCCATGCCCTGGCTGGCCGACCTGGTGCAGTCCAGCGAGGGCTCCCTGGACGTGCTGCCCGTGCAGTGCCTGTGCGAGTTCCTGCTGCATGACGCCGCTGATGAGCCCGCCTcgggcggggaggaggaggagggcgagAGCAAGGAGCAGAAGGCCAGGAAGCGGCAG AGgcagcagaagcagaagcagctGCTGGGCCGCCTGCAGGACCTGCTGCTGGGCCCCAAGGCAGACGAGCAGACCACGTGTGAGGTGCTGGACTACTTCCTGCGGCGGCTGGGCTCCTCGCAGGTGGCCGCCAGGGTGCTGGCCATGAAG GGCTTGTCCCTGGTGCTCTCAGAGGGCAGCCTGCGGGACGGGGAGGAGAAGGAGccgcccctggaggaggactcgGGCGACGCGGATGCGCTGCAGGGCTACCAGTGGCTGCTGCGCGACCTGCCCCGGCTGCCGCTGTTCGAGAGCGTGAGGAGTACCACCGCGCTGGCGCTGCAGCAG GCCATCCACATGGAGACCGACCCACAGACCATCAGCGCCTACCTGGTCTACCTGTCCCAGCACACGCCCGTGGAGGAGCAGGGCCAGCACAGCGACCTAGCCTTG GACGTGGCCCGGCTCATCGTGGAGCGCTCCACCATCATGTCCCACCTCTTCTCCAAGCGCTCCTGCAGCGCCGAATCGGACGTGGTGCTGGCAGCCCTGCTGTCCATCTTTTCCCGCTACGTGCAGCGCATGCGCAAGAGCAAGGAGGGCGAGGAGGTCTACAGCTGG TCAGAGTCGCAGGACCAGGTCTTCCTGCGCTGGAGCAGCGGGGAGACGGCCACCATGCACATCCTGGTGGTCCACGCCATGGTCATCCTCCTGACTCTGGGCCCGCCCCGTG CTGGTGACAGCGAGTTCCAGGCGCTGCTGGATATCTGGTTCCCGGAGAAGAAGCCGCTACCCACAGCCTTCCTGGTGGACACGTCGGAGGAGGCACTGCTGCTGCCCGACTGGCTGAAGCTGCGTATGATCCGCTCAGAGGTCCCTCGGCTGGTGGACGCCG CCCTGCAGGACCTGGAACcgcagcagctgctgctgttcGTGCAGTCCTTCGGCATCCCCGTGTCCAGCATGAGCAAGCTGCTGCAGTACCTGGACCAGGCCGTGGCCCACGACCCCCAGACCCTGGAGCAGAACATCATGGACAAGA ACTACATGGCCCACCTGGTGGAGGTCCAGCACGAGCGTGGCGCGTCCGGAGGCCAGACCTTCCACTCCCTGCTCACAGCCTCCCTGCCCGCCCGGCGAG aCAGCGCAGAGGCGCCGAAACCCAAAAGCAGCCCAGAGCAGCCGCCGGGCCAGGGCGGGACCCGGGCCGTGGCACGGGTGCGGGCGCTGGGCCCAGAGGACGACCTGGCCGGCCTGCTCCTGCAG ATCTTCCCATTGAGCCCGGGCCCACGGTGGAAGAGTTCCCACGCACGCCCTGCCGCCCTGGCGCTGCAGCAGGCCCTGGGCCGGGAGCTGGCGCGAGTCCGCCAGGGGAGCCCCGAGGTGCCAGGTGTCGCCGTGCGCCTCCTGCAGGCTCTCGCCACCCTGCTGAGCTCCCCACACGGcggggccctggccctggccatgCACCGCAGCCACGTCCTTGCCTGCCCCTTGATGCGCCAGCTCTGCCAGTACCAG CGCTGCGCGCCCCAGGACACTGGCTTCTCGTCACTCTTCCTCAAAGTGCTCATGCAGGCCCTGCAGTGGCTGGACGGCCCCTCCGTGGAGGCTGGGCCCCTGCAGGCCCAGCTCAGGCTGTTTGCTGCCCAGTGCTCGGCGCGGCGCCGGATCAGCAACG TGCGGAGCGGGTTCCTGCACCTGGTGGAGGCCCTGACATTCCGCGGGGACCCAGAAGCGGTCAGCTCCACCGTGCGTGCCATCGTGGCCACCCTCAAATCTGGGGAGCAGTGTGACGTGGAGCCCGAGCTCATCAGCAAAG TCCTCCGGAGTTTGATCGAGGCGAGGTCACCTCACTTGGAGGAGCTGCTGGCCGCACTCTTCTCCACCGCGTCCGCCGTCCCGCCCTCGGGGCCCGTGGCGGTGGTCAGCTCACTGCTGCTGCCAGAGAAGGAGGAGCCCCTGGCCCCTGGGAAGCAGGAGGCCGACAGCTGCAG CCAAGAGGCCATGCTCCTGGGGCCCTGCTCGGGGCTGCTTGTCGACTGGCTGGAGATGCTGGACCCCGAGGTGGTTGGCAGCTGCCCCGACCTTCAGCAGAGGCTGCTCTTTTCCCGCGGCAAG GGCAAAGGCCACCCTGGCCCCCAGGTGCCATCTTTCCGTCCCTACCTGCTGGCCCTGCTCACACACCAGTCCAGCTGGTCCACCCTGCACCAGTGTATCCGCATCCTGCTGGGCAGGGGCCGGGAACAGAG gtTTGACCCCTCGGCCTCCCTTGACTTCCTCTGGGCCTGCATCCACGTCCCTCGGATCTGGCAGGGCAGGGACCAGCGCACCCCACAG AAGCGGCGGGAGGAGCTGGTGCTGCGGGTGCAGCCGGCGGAGCTTGTGGGGCTAGTGGAGCTGATCCTGGCCGAAGCGGAGGCACGCAGCCAGGATGGGGATGCGGGCACCTGCGGGCTGCTCCAGGCACGGCTGCCCCTGCTGCTGAGCTGTTGCCGCGGTGGCGACGAAGGCATCAAGAAGGTGACGGCACACTTGACAAGCTGCGTCCAGCAGTGGGGCGACAG CGTGCTGGGGAAGTGCAGCCGCGACCTGCTGGTGCAGCTCTACCTGCAGCGGCCGGACCTGCGGGTGCCCCTGCCTGACGTCCTGCTGCACAGCCAGGGGGCCACCGGCAGCAGTGTCTGCAAG CTGGACGGCCTCATCCACCGCTTCATCACCCTCCTGGCGGACACCAGCGACTCCCGGGCATCCGAGAGCCGAGTGGCCGACGCCAGCATGGCCTGTCGGAAGCTGGCGGTGGCCCACCCCCTCTTGCTGCTGAG GCACCTGCCCATGATCGCCGCCCTCCTGCACGGCCGCACGCACCTCAACTTCCAGGAGTTCCGGCAGCAGAACCACCTGACCTTCTTCATGCACGTGCTGGGGGTCCTGGAGCTGCTGCAGCCGCAGGTGTTCCAGAGCGAGCACCAGGGGGCGCTGTGGGACTGCCTGCTCTCCTTCGTGCGCCTGCTGCGG AACTACAGGAAGTCCTCCCGCCACCTCGTGCCCTTCGCCAGCAAGTTCGTGCGGTTCACCCACAAGTACATCAGCTGCAGCCCTGCAGCCGCCGTCGCCTTCCTGCAGAAGCATCTGAACGTGCTGCA TGACCTGTCCCTTGACAGCAGCGACCTGGTGATGCTTAAGTCGCTCCTGGCGGGGCTCAGCCTTCCTAGCAGGGACGGCGGGGCTGACCGGGCACTGGATGAGGAGGGTGAGG ATGAGAGCTCGGCTGGCTCCCTGCCTCTGGTCAGTGTCTGCATCTTCACTCCTCTGACTGCAGCCGAGATGGCCCCCTACATGAAGAGGCTGTCCCGCGGCCAGACGGTTGAGG ATCTGCTGGAGGTCCTGAGCGACGTGGATGAGATGTCTCGGCGGAGACCGGAGATCCTGGGCTTCTTCTCG ACCAGCCTGCAGCGGCTCATGAGCTCGGCCGAGGAGTCCTGCCGCAGCCTGGCCTTCAGCCTGGCCTTGCGCTCCATCCAGAACAACCCCGG TATTGCAGCCGACTTCCTGCCCACATTCATGTACTGTCTGGGCAGCCGGGACTTCGAGGTGGTGCAGACAGCCCTGAGGAACCTGCCTGAGTACACCCTCCTCTGCCAAG AGCATGCGGCCGTGTTGCTGCACCGGGCCTTCTTAGTGGGCATGTATGGCCAGATGGACACCAGCGCCCAGATCTCTGAGGCCCTGAGGATCCTGCACTTGGAGGCCATGATGTGA